Proteins found in one Polyangiaceae bacterium genomic segment:
- a CDS encoding response regulator, translating into MSSVAHIWGRILAWAVPPGLAEADPDTARRARLVTAMLLIIAPPASFIGLVHAIRGSALQAVVLLAGVLIAGGSIAYLRRTGRVRVVGNISAAVVFVGITVAVGVRGGSNAQSIMVLSMAPLIAVFVAGVKDGLWWTVATMVEPPIWVLLERLGLRIPDQMGTDGRWIVSLTLPTMFIAAVVSVSIAYVKARDAAVSGRVAAEVERQKALRDVESARADRMNAIGQLAAGVAHEINNPLAYVVGNLTYIHELLTEHEQECARDPELHQALVESLQGALRAQRIVGDLRAYARVDPERIEPTDVRRALSSSLQLVFGELKHRARVTEEYDDDVPLVAADESRLAQVFVNVLVNAAHALPEGRAEEHEVRLRLKRSADGVVVEISDTGEGIAEEALPHVFEPFFTTKAPGQGTGLGLSACKGVVDGYGGRIEIESTVGAGTTVRVVLPPVKASSMAPPEPEAELEPKAVVARRILVVDDEPLVRRSLGRMLRRHSVTAASSGREALELLSHESFDIIFCDLMMPDLTGMDVYDALHARGDGLVDKLVFVSGGAFTERARAFVDSIANPCLDKPFDPTRVEQLVAAAPTAQRLAGARPSV; encoded by the coding sequence ATGAGCTCGGTCGCCCACATCTGGGGCCGGATCCTCGCGTGGGCGGTGCCCCCCGGCTTGGCAGAAGCCGATCCGGACACGGCCCGTCGCGCCCGGCTGGTCACGGCGATGCTCCTCATCATCGCGCCGCCGGCGTCGTTCATCGGGCTGGTGCACGCCATCCGAGGCTCCGCTCTGCAGGCGGTGGTCCTGCTCGCGGGCGTGTTGATCGCTGGCGGGTCCATCGCCTACCTGCGACGAACCGGTCGAGTACGCGTGGTGGGCAACATCTCGGCAGCGGTGGTGTTCGTGGGGATCACGGTGGCCGTGGGAGTTCGGGGCGGCTCCAACGCCCAGTCCATCATGGTGCTGTCGATGGCCCCGCTCATCGCCGTGTTCGTCGCAGGCGTGAAGGATGGTCTGTGGTGGACGGTGGCCACCATGGTGGAGCCGCCGATCTGGGTCCTGCTGGAGCGACTCGGCCTTCGCATCCCGGACCAGATGGGGACCGACGGTCGTTGGATCGTGTCACTGACGCTGCCCACGATGTTCATCGCGGCGGTCGTGTCCGTCAGCATTGCTTACGTCAAGGCGCGCGACGCCGCGGTGAGCGGACGGGTAGCGGCGGAAGTCGAGCGCCAGAAGGCCCTCCGTGACGTGGAGTCGGCACGTGCCGACCGCATGAACGCCATCGGACAGCTCGCCGCGGGCGTGGCTCACGAGATCAACAACCCCTTGGCCTACGTGGTCGGTAACCTGACCTACATCCACGAGCTGTTGACCGAGCACGAGCAGGAGTGCGCGCGCGATCCGGAGCTGCACCAGGCGCTCGTGGAGTCGCTCCAAGGCGCGCTCCGGGCTCAGCGCATCGTCGGGGACCTCCGGGCCTACGCCCGGGTGGACCCGGAACGAATAGAACCGACCGACGTGCGTCGGGCGCTGTCGTCGTCGCTGCAGCTCGTGTTCGGCGAGCTCAAGCATCGCGCCCGGGTGACCGAGGAGTACGACGACGACGTGCCCTTGGTCGCGGCAGACGAGTCTCGCTTGGCTCAAGTCTTCGTCAACGTGTTGGTGAACGCCGCCCACGCCCTGCCCGAAGGCCGCGCTGAAGAGCACGAAGTCCGCTTGCGTCTGAAGCGGAGCGCCGATGGCGTAGTGGTCGAAATCAGCGATACCGGAGAGGGCATCGCCGAAGAGGCGCTGCCGCACGTGTTCGAGCCCTTCTTCACCACCAAGGCTCCGGGACAAGGCACCGGTCTCGGCCTATCTGCCTGCAAGGGCGTCGTGGACGGCTATGGCGGACGCATCGAGATCGAGTCCACGGTCGGCGCCGGCACCACGGTTCGCGTGGTACTGCCCCCCGTGAAAGCGAGCTCCATGGCTCCACCAGAGCCCGAAGCGGAGCTCGAGCCGAAAGCGGTGGTCGCGCGGCGGATCCTCGTGGTCGATGACGAGCCGCTGGTGCGCCGCTCCCTGGGTCGAATGCTCCGACGCCACTCCGTCACCGCCGCCAGCAGCGGCCGGGAAGCGCTGGAGCTCTTGTCCCACGAGTCCTTCGACATCATCTTCTGCGACCTGATGATGCCGGATCTCACCGGCATGGATGTCTACGATGCCCTTCACGCCCGCGGCGACGGCCTCGTGGACAAGCTGGTGTTCGTGAGCGGAGGGGCGTTCACGGAGCGCGCGCGGGCATTCGTCGACTCGATCGCGAACCCCTGTTTGGACAAGCCCTTCGACCCTACTCGGGTCGAACAGCTCGTGGCCGCAGCCCCGACGGCTCAGCGCTTGGCTGGCGCGCGGCCCAGCGTCTGA
- a CDS encoding serine/threonine protein kinase gives MSALGRPAEATAELGPGSRLGPYQLVYAVAQGGMARVWAALDTTSGSVVAVKTIRPELAHDAGYRRLFEDEARYASSVEHPNVCRVFGLAEEGGVLYIAMEWVVGESLARIIKPAKSAPAEPVEPRMGARLMADFCVALHAAHELRDEKGSAVRLVHADVSLQNLMVTRQGGVKLVDFGVARARTTGSRNVPKMDGKAAYMAPEHAAGKRLSRLSDVFTLGICLYEVTTGKRPFATGNWDATIERLLAGEFVPPSELSEDYPPELERVLLRAMAQSPAHRFPSALRMKRALEDWLRKSGPPIGPGEVAAFLEQRAGPGIAQREDYIAQTLGRAPAKR, from the coding sequence ATGAGCGCCCTAGGACGACCTGCAGAAGCGACCGCCGAGCTCGGCCCCGGCTCCCGGCTCGGCCCCTACCAGCTCGTCTACGCCGTGGCCCAAGGTGGAATGGCTCGGGTGTGGGCCGCGCTCGACACCACCAGCGGGAGCGTGGTGGCGGTGAAGACCATCCGTCCGGAGCTCGCGCACGACGCCGGCTACCGTCGCCTGTTCGAGGACGAGGCGCGCTATGCCTCCAGCGTAGAGCACCCCAACGTGTGTCGTGTCTTCGGGTTGGCGGAGGAAGGCGGCGTTCTCTACATCGCCATGGAGTGGGTGGTGGGAGAGAGCTTGGCTCGCATCATCAAGCCGGCCAAGTCCGCGCCGGCCGAGCCCGTCGAGCCCCGGATGGGGGCGCGTTTGATGGCCGACTTCTGCGTGGCGCTGCACGCAGCCCACGAGCTGCGGGACGAGAAGGGCAGCGCCGTGCGTCTGGTTCATGCGGACGTGTCTTTGCAGAACTTGATGGTGACGCGACAGGGCGGCGTGAAGCTGGTGGACTTCGGCGTGGCGCGGGCCCGCACCACCGGCAGCCGCAACGTCCCCAAGATGGACGGCAAGGCCGCCTACATGGCTCCGGAGCACGCCGCCGGCAAACGCCTGAGCCGCCTGTCCGACGTATTCACCTTGGGTATCTGTCTGTACGAGGTGACCACCGGCAAGCGCCCATTTGCGACCGGCAATTGGGACGCCACCATCGAGCGACTGCTGGCTGGCGAGTTCGTGCCCCCGAGCGAGCTGTCCGAGGACTATCCGCCGGAGCTCGAGCGCGTGCTGCTTCGGGCCATGGCGCAGTCGCCCGCCCACCGCTTTCCGTCGGCGCTGCGCATGAAGCGTGCTCTGGAAGACTGGCTTCGGAAGTCGGGCCCCCCGATCGGACCGGGAGAGGTAGCGGCGTTCCTCGAGCAGCGCGCCGGGCCGGGGATCGCCCAGCGGGAGGACTACATCGCTCAGACGCTGGGCCGCGCGCCAGCCAAGCGCTGA